A stretch of Balearica regulorum gibbericeps isolate bBalReg1 chromosome 28, bBalReg1.pri, whole genome shotgun sequence DNA encodes these proteins:
- the LOC104629282 gene encoding GON-4-like protein isoform X3: protein MAARRLRGGWAPRRFRFLRSERDGAAGPGPGRRCPAASRFPVFQVGVGMSLSLKMLPCKKRRAVVAGPQSPRERVGAGEDGELPGAGGSSSAGAADGGSSAKLPPAARAGGPPSAGPGVWRGPGEASLKGGKRPPARTAPGSGQEAPGAKEACAAAQLPEGRGSPEAVAEGKTPKLYTEVEVNSQRDPYLMENQSAVQESPVRSSLQLAVRNPTVMKPLKNTRAGEWPQQTDEENEDLGLFIPLEEQDGDDIERRKRRRKATKRKREGKSQEEEGSLSCDIKLDDTLDRTLEDGAKQHNLTVVNVRNILHEVITNEHVVAMMKAAISETEDIPLFEPKMTRSKLKEVVEKGVVIPTWNISPIKKANEVKPPQFVDIPLEEDDSSDEEYQPDDEDEDETAEESLLESDVESTASSPRGAKRSRTRRSSDEEGGTLCEMEKVTTPVVRHISAEVVPMGPPPPPKPKQNKDSTFMEKLHAVDEELASSPVCMDSYQSLEDSLIAFRTRSKRPLKDVPLGQLEAELRAPDITPDMYDPNTADDEEWKRWLGGLMNDDVENEDEADDDDDPEYNFLEDLDEPDTEDFRNDRAVRITKKEVNELMEELFETFQDEMGFSNMEDEGPEDEDNVTESRPNFNTPQALRFEEPLANLLNEQHRTVKEQLEQLRMKKSSIKPPQETEKSKPQTEKPLQSLVLDSTQRKRLQQQMQQHVQLLTQIHLLASSNPALSSEASTTRMFLSELGNFARSSTLLRQSFNPKFQTMFQSCNLKGALQLIEDFHAQVQVDWSPRKAVKKSASEFPCLPKQVAWILATRRVFMYPELLPICSLKANPPRDKIIFTKAEDNLLALGLKHFEGTEFPKPLISKYLLPTKTAHQLTVRIKNLNMNRAPDNIIRYYKKTKQLPILFKCCEEIQPSEWKPPVEREEHRLPFWLKASLPSIQGELKQLAEDAREMPGSPDAESVFLGTGKETSDAEYDEKYPLLMPKGLVLTLKPLANRFSRRAWRRQRSSALKPVLIRPSPCLQPSSNAINIQKTVKLSQSEAPPSKVMVQIPRLIQPATVMQTVPGVQPLNVPAVVGSGEGLEFQNVLSTSHSDSRQAFSAAVPPALVSSNPVTFQPKLMLPALAGAKVRKPCVRKGYQKKKGTKSAPLIKASPLIQPSPVILTVPATTVKVVNIGNGCNMIQPINTAVGRGTQAIPVTTLLVNPSTFPCPLNQPLVTSSIPSLIVSPNPVGLSASSVGENEEQLNLVPSCPAGNNKNTYPTVEPKVEPPELYVSCSAVSPKKESSTNPATSNNGSQEKVNKSDCCSWTVVGGDENAPEALSVDLLPHLEDPDETVKIEPEDSNDATKEVNPVQKRDLLCGEVKEEFMLDLGQELNMEAACSCSDDLKEVKKEHTLCDEKGEEEQRALQSSPHGEQQMDAGGVAGPQVSSESPKNLSYTADVEAEFSSPLGRPEDSSSIDGQSVGTPAGPEAGGEREGQEEEEEDDFDDFTQDEDEEMSSASEESILSVPELQETMEKLTWLATERRLSQEGDSEEENSQEENSEPEEEEEEEGEGIESLQKDDEICGDTSEEPKSAFTLTKTAPQVEAHRMPAGENMKAPGKSRSSHRTRNKKGRARASKDTSKLLLLYDEDILERDPLREQKDLAFAQAYLTRVREALQHVPGKYEDFLRVIYEFEISTDKRTAVDLYSTLQKLLHDWPQLLTDFAAFLLPEQALECGLFEEQQAFEKSRKFLRQLEICFAENPAHHQKIIKVLQSCADCLPQEIAELKTQMWQLLKGHDHLQDEFSIFFDHLRPSASRMGDFEEINWTEEKEYEFDGFEEVSLPDVEEEDEPPKMPAASKNKKRKEIGGQNNDKVCENKFYKNRDSQELTAGLVQQEVSPRPEGKDSGLSKEPAEDSLEKRDEGEDVQSRTKTVSRKVDSLASGSHLEGKIGSSRHASSEKAALPDNRVQDAGVNAVVKTAKDSDSSVTGPRWTHLQKAALKLPQGTKDCPCTVGSESERLNQQHQGHADAALGLSDLLLSSCSAMAEGLTGPSSSSGKRLCQTEGLHSDSSDKLTALELGVKEFEGPPLPLEGKPEAKQGWVTPGGKPTLGESCSSVSPDQHVLEAGDMGCTGESRLKSNTDNCLQVHQHSEQLEYGVVTATLGQKEEQQRVTEATVCAKNSKVSSTGEKVVLWTREADRVILTTCQEKGAHLETFHAISQKLGNKTASEVSHRFRELMKLFHTSCDGSSEDEEDATSTSNTDQLSDKDLLLSEEEPDD, encoded by the exons GGAAAACACCTAAGCTGTATACAGAGGTGGAAGTGAATTCTCAGAGAGATCCATATCTGATGGAAAACCAGTCTGCCGTGCAGGAGTCTCCAGTGAGAAGTTCTCTGCAGCTGGCTGTTAGAAATCCTACCGTGATGAAGCCACTGAAGAACACCAGAGCTGGTGAGTGGCCCCAGCAGACTGATGAGGAGAATGAGGATTTGGGGCTGTTTATTCCATTGG aggAACAAGATGGAGACGATatagagagaaggaagaggaggaggaaggcaacCAAAcggaaaagagaagggaaaagtcAAGAAGAGGAGGGATCTTTGTCTTGTGACATCAAGCTAGACGATACCCTTGATCGCACCTTAGAAGATGGAGCTAAACAACATAATCTGACAGTTGTCAACGTGCGAAACATCCTGCAT GAAGTGATCACAAATGAGCACGTGGTTGCCATGATGAAAGCAGCCATCAGTGAGACAGAAGATATACCTTTGTTT GAACCAAAAATGACTCGTTCCAAACTGAAGGAAGTTGTGGAGAAAGGAGTG GTGATTCCAACGTGGAATATTTCTCCAATTAAGAAGGCAAACGAGGTAAAA CCTCCGCAGTTTGTGGATATTCCTCTTGAGGAAGATGACTCATCTGATGAAGAATACCAGCCTgatgatgaggatgaggatgagaCTGCAGAAGAG AGCTTGCTGGAAAGTGATGTAGAGAGCACTGCTTCCTCTCCTCGGGGAGCAAAACGATCTAGGACAAGGCGATCATCTGATGAAGAGGGAGGGACACTCTGTGAG ATGGAGAAGGTTACTACACCTGTTGTTAGACATATTAGTGCTGAAGTAGTTCCCATGGGACCTCCACCACCTcctaaaccaaagcaaaacaaagacagCACATTCATGGAGAAGCTGCATGCAGTGGATGAAGAACTGGCTTCAAGCCCAGTATGCATGGATTCTTACCAG TCTCTGGAAGACAGCCTCATTGCCTTCCGAACCCGATCTAAGAGGCCACTGAAGGATGTTCCTCTTGGTCAGCTGGAGGCTGAGCTCCGAGCCCCAGATATCACGCCTGATATGTATGATCCCAACACTGCAGACGATGAAGAATGGAAAAGGTGGCTTGGAGGACTCATGAACGACGATGTGGAGAATGAAG ATGAagcagatgatgatgatgaccCTGAGTACAACTTCTTGGAAGATCTGGATGAACCAGATACAGAAGACTTCAGAAACGATCGTGCTGTGAGAATTACCA AAAAGGAAGTGAATGAACTGATGGAGGAGCTGTTTGAGACG TTTCAGGACGAGATGGGTTTCTCCAACATGGAAGATGAAGGTCCAGAAGATGAAGATAACGTCACAGAGTCACGGCCAAATTTTAATACACCGCAAGCACTCAG ATTTGAAGAGCCTCTGGCCAATTTATTGAATGAACAACACCGGACAGTGAAGGAACAACTTGAACAGCTGAGAATGAAGAAGTCCTCAATCAAGCCACcacaagagacagaaaaatcaaaacctcaAACTGAGAAGCCCCTCCAGAGCCTTGTTCTGGACAGTACGCAAAGAAAGAGGCTCcagcagcaaatgcagcag CATGTTCAGCTTCTGACTCAAATCCATCTTCTCGCAAGTTCCAACCCTGCTTTAAGTTCAGAGGCCAGTACTACCAGGATGTTTTTG AGCGAGCTTGGTAACTTTGCTCGAAGCTCTACACTCCTTCGTCAGTCATTCAATCCTAAATTTCAAACAATGTTTCAGTCGTGTAACTTGAAGGGAGCACTGCAGCTCATTGAAGATTTTCATGCCCAAGTCCAAGTTGACTGGAGCCCTCGCAAAGCTGTGAAGAAGAGTG CCAGTGAGTTTCCATGTTTGCCAAAACAAGTGGCATGGATTTTGGCAACAAGGAGAGTCTTTATGTATCCAGAGTTACTGCCAATATGTTCCTTGAAAGCAAACCCTCCCCGGGACAAGATTATCTTCACCAAGGCAGAGGACAA TTTATTAGCTTTAggtttgaaacattttgaaggGACAGAGTTTCCAAAGCCTTTGATCAGCAAGTATCTCTTGCCAACAAAAACTGCCCACCAGCTTACAGTACGAATCAAGAATCTCAATATGAATCGAGCCCCTGATAATATCATCAGA TACtataaaaagacaaagcagttGCCCATTCTGTTCAAGTGCTGTGAGGAAATCCAGCCTAGTGAGTGGAAGCCacctgtggagagagaagaACATCGCCTGCCGTTTTGGCTAAAG GCAAGCTTGCCCTCCATTCAGGGGGAATTGAAGCAACTAGCAGAAGATGCGAGGGAGATGCCAGGTTCACCTGATGCAGAATCTGTCTTTTTGGGGACAGGAAAGGAAACCTCAGACGCAGAATATGATGAAAAATACCCTCTACTTATGCCAAAGGGACTAGTACTGACCTTAAAGCCCCTTGCCAATCGATTCTCTAGGAGAGCATGGAGGAGGCAGAGGTCTTCCGCTCTGAAGCCTGTCCTCATTCGACCGAGCCCTTGTCTGCAGCCCAGTTCCAACGCTATTAACATCCAGAAAACTGTGAAGTTGTCCCAGTCAGAAGCTCCTCCCAGCAAAGTTATGGTTCAGATTCCTCGGCTAATCCAGCCAGCTACAGTTATGCAGACGGTGCCGGGAGTGCAGCCTTTGAATGTTCCAGCAGTGGTAGGAAGTGGGGAGGGCTTGGAATTTCAGAATGTGCTCTCCACTTCGCATTCAGACTCCAGACAAGCTTTCTCAGCTGCTGTGCCACCAGCTCTAGTGTCCTCAAATCCAGTAACTTTTCAGCCAAAACTGATGTTACCAGCTTTGGCGGGAGCAAAAGTACGCAAACCTTGTGTTCGTAAGGgataccaaaagaaaaaaggaacaaaatctGCCCCACTGATAAAGGCTTCACCTTTGATTCAGCCATCTCCTGTCATCCTTACAGTACCTGCTACCACAGTGAAAGTGGTTAATATAGGCAATGGTTGCAATATGATTCAGCCCATAAATACAGCAGTTGGTAGAGGCACTCAGGCTATTCCAGTTACAACCTTACTGGTAAATCCATCCACTTTCCCGTGTCCCTTAAACCAGCCACTAGTGACTTCTTCAATCCCTTCGTTGATAGTCTCTCCTAACCCTGTTGGTCTTTCTGCATCATCAGTTGGTGAAAATGAAGAACAGCTGAATCTGGttccttcctgccctgctggaaacaacaaaaatacctaTCCCACGGTGGAGCCCAAGGTTGAACCCCCAGAGCTGTACGTTTCATGCTCTGCTGTCTCCCCCAAGAAGGAGAGTAGTACAAATCCTGCCACTTCGAATAATGGCAGTCAGGAAAAGGTAAATAAGAGTGACTGCTGTAGCTGGACAGTGGTAGGTGGAGACGAGAATGCTCCAGAGGCATTGTCTGTGGACCTTTTGCCTCATTTAGAAGATCCAGATGAAACAGTGAAAATTGAGCCTGAAGATTCAAATGATGCCACCAAGGAAGTAAATCCAGTACAGAAGAGGGATCTTTTATGTGGTGAAGTGAAGGAGGAGTTCATGCTGGATCTTGGCCAGGAGCTGAACATGGAGGCTGCATGTTCGTGTTCAGATGATCtgaaagaagttaaaaaggAGCATACTTTGTGTGatgagaagggagaagaggaacaACGGGCTTTGCAGTCATCTCCTCATGGTGAACAGCAGATGGATGCAGGTGGTGTTGCTGGACCACAAGTAAGCAGTGAGTCTCCAAAGAATCTTTCGTATACAGCAGATGTTGAGGCAGAATTTAGTAGTCCACTAGGAAGACCGGAGGATTCGTCCAGTATAGATGGCCAGTCTGTGGGAACACCAGCTGGCCCTGAAgctggaggagagagagaaggacaagaagaggaggaggaagatgactTTGATGATTTTACACAAGATGAGGATGAAGAAATGTCATCAGCCTCAGAAGAATCCATTCTTTCAGTGCCAGAACTTCag GAGACAATGGAAAAACTTACTTGGCTTGCAACCGAGAGACGTCTAAGCCAAGAAGGAGACTCTGAAGAAGAGAATTCCCAGGAAGAGAACTCTGAGcccgaggaagaggaggaggaggaaggggaaggaataGAGAGTTTAcagaaagatgatgaaatatGTGGAGATACATCAGAGGAACCTAAATCTGCCTTCACATTGACAAAAACAGCCCCGCAGGTGGAAGCCCACAGAATGCCAGCAG gagaaaacatgaaagCCCCTGGGAAGAGCAGGAGCTCCCACAGAACCAGGAATAAGAAGGGACGGGCTCGTGCCAGCAAAGATACATCTAAGCTGCTCCTCTTGTATGATGAAGACATCCTAGAGAGAGATCCCCTGCGGGAGCAGAAAGATCTGGCATTTGCACAAGCCTATCTAACCAGG GTACGTGAAGCCTTGCAGCATGTTCCTGGAAAGTACGAAGACTTTCTTCGTGTTATCTATGAGTTTGAGATTAGCACGGACAAGCGAACGGCTGTGGATCTCTATTCCACTTTACAGAAACTGTTGCATGACTGGCCCCAGTTGCTTACAGattttgctgcctttctttTACCAGAACAAGCTTTGGAGTGTGGACTG TTTGAAGAGCAGCAAGCGTTTGAAAAAAGCCGGAAGTTTCTCAGGCAGCTGGagatttgttttgctgaaaatcCCGCCCACCATCAAAAGATCATCAAAGTTCTGCAGAGTTGTGCAGACTGCCTCCCCCAGGAGATTGCAGAG ctgAAGACCCAAATGTGGCAACTGTTGAAAGGACATGATCACTTGCAGGATGagttctccattttctttgatCACTTACGGCCCTCAGCCAGCCGCATGGGAGACTTTGAGGAGATCAACtggacagaagagaaagaatatgAG tttgATGGGTTTGAAGAGGTGTCTTTGCCAGATGTAGAAGAGGAGGATGAACCACCCAAGATGCCTGCAGCCTCAAAGAATAAGAAGCGGAAAGAGATCGGAGGCCAGAACAATGACAAG GtatgtgaaaacaaattttataaaaacagagaTTCTCAAGAGCTGACTGCAGGCCTTGTTCAACAAGAAGTGAGTCCTCGGCCTGAAGGGAAGGATTCTGGACTGTCTAAGGAACCTGCAGAagacagcctggagaagagagatgaGGGAGAGGATGTCCAGAGCAGAACAAAAACCGTATCTAGGAAAGTGGACTCTCTGGCTTCAG GATCTCACCTGGAAGGAAAGATTGGTTCCAGCAGACATGCATCTTCTGAAAAAGCTGCACTGCCAGATAATCGGGTTCAAGATGCCGGTGTCAACGCTGTTGTGAAAACTGCAAAGGACAGTGACTCTTCTGTCACTGGCCCCAGATGGACACATCTACAAAAAGCTGCTCTAAAACTACCTCAGGGAACCAAAGACTGCCCTTGCACTGTGGGAAGTGAGAGCGAGCGACTAAACCAGCAACATCAAGGACATGCAGATGCTGCCCTTGGGCTGAGCGATCTGCTGCTGTCATCTTGTTCTGCTATGGCAGAAGGTTTAACGGGACCTAGTTCCTCTTCAGGAAAGAGGTTATGTCAGACTGAAGGGCTTCATTCTGATTCATCAGATAAGCTCACTGCTTTAGAATTAGGTGTGAAAGAATTTGAGGGACCACCTTTGCCTCTGGAGGGAAAACCTGAAGCAAAGCAGGGTTGGGTAACACCGGGTGGAAAACCAACACTAGGTGAGAGCTGCAGCTCAGTGTCCCCTGATCAGCACGTTTTGGAAGCAGGTGACATGGGCTGCACAGGAGAGAGCAGATTAAAGTCAAACACAGACAACTGCCTCCAGGTGCATCAGCATTCTGAGCAGCTGGAGTACGGAGTGGTTACTGCCACCCTGGGgcaaaaggaagagcagcagcgtGTCACCGAAGCAACTGTGTGTGCTAAGAACAGCAAAGTCAGCTCGACCGGGGAGAAGGTTGTTCTCTGGACCAG GGAGGCTGACAGAGTCATCCTGACCACCTGCCAGGAGAAAGGAGCCCATCTGGAAACCTTCCATGCCATCTCGCAGAAACTGGGCAACAAGACTGCTAGCGAG GTATCCCACAGGTTCAGAGAACTGATGAAGCTGTTCCATACATCCTGTGATGGGAGCTCTGAAGACGAGGAGGATGCAACCAGTACCAGTAACACAGACCAGCTGTCAGATAAAGatcttctgctttctgaggAAGAACCTGATGACTAA